From Paralcaligenes sp. KSB-10:
CACGACCGTGCCGATCAGCAAGACGAGGAACAGAGGGCCGTGCGTGGGCATGGTGCCGGAATTGGCCTCGAGCCGGGGTTTTGCGGCCAAAGAACCGGCTATCGCCAGGACGGGCACGATCACGGCGAAACGGCCGAACCACATCGCAATCGCTAAAATTACGTTGTAAAACGGCGCGTTGGTCGATAAGCCCGCGAATGCGCTGCCGTTATTGTTGGCCGCGGAACTGAAAGCATAGAGAATTTCCGAAAACCCGTGGGTGCCGGGATTGCCGACCGCGCTTTGGCCGGGCCCCGTCATGACAGCGATTGCCGTGCCGGCCAATACCAGCACCGGTGTGGACAGAATCGCGATCGAGGTCATTTTCATTTCGTAGGACTGTATTTTTTTTCCTAGATACTCGGGGGTGCGGCCTATCATCAGGCCGGCGATGAACACGGCAAGAATGGCGAAAATCAGCATGCCGTACAGGCCGGAGCCCACTCCACCGAAGATCACTTCACTGAACTGCATAAGCAGCAGCGGCATCATGCCCCCGAGCGGCATGAAAGAATCGTGCATGGCATTGACCGCACCGCAGGATGCCGCGGTCGTGACTGCCGCGAACAAGGCCGATGCGCTGATGCCAAAGCGTGTTTCCTTGCCCTCCATATTCCCGCCCGACTGCAGGGCGGATGCGGCCTGGTCGATGTTCAGGCCGTGGAAGAACGGATTTGCGTGCTGTTCGGCGATCATCGTGACCGCCGCCATCACGATGAAAATCGCGATCATGGCTCCTATTACCGTCCAGGCTTGCCGCATGTCTGCGACCATGCGGCCGAACGCGAAACACAGGCCGGCCGGAATCAGCAGTATCGACAGCATCTGGACAAAATTCGACAGCGGCGTCGGGTTTTCAAAAGGATGAGCGGAATTGGCGTTGAAAAAGCCGCCGCCATTG
This genomic window contains:
- the kdpA gene encoding potassium-transporting ATPase subunit KdpA, which produces MTAQSFMLLAAFLAILLILAYPLGIYLAKVASEAPVAGMGWLGKVESLLYRMAGASARSAMSWKRYALALLAFNGLGALAVYAMQRLQAWLPLNPQSFPGVGPDLAFDTAISFVSNTNWQSYGGESTMSYLTQMVVLTGQNFFSAATGIAVAFALIRGFSLRSAQSIGNFWVDITRVTLYVLLPLSTFFAIFLMSQGVVQNFSAYQNVGLLDPVTYQQVKTDATGQPLKNAQGNPETETLIAKTQSLAMGPVASQEAIKMLGTNGGGFFNANSAHPFENPTPLSNFVQMLSILLIPAGLCFAFGRMVADMRQAWTVIGAMIAIFIVMAAVTMIAEQHANPFFHGLNIDQAASALQSGGNMEGKETRFGISASALFAAVTTAASCGAVNAMHDSFMPLGGMMPLLLMQFSEVIFGGVGSGLYGMLIFAILAVFIAGLMIGRTPEYLGKKIQSYEMKMTSIAILSTPVLVLAGTAIAVMTGPGQSAVGNPGTHGFSEILYAFSSAANNNGSAFAGLSTNAPFYNVILAIAMWFGRFAVIVPVLAIAGSLAAKPRLEANSGTMPTHGPLFLVLLIGTVVLVGVLNYVPALALGPIAEHLQLFAR